The Streptomyces sp. NBC_00162 genome window below encodes:
- a CDS encoding DEAD/DEAH box helicase, translated as MRNPSAHGRFGVKVGARPGGKSAAKAPRSTGPQGEFTMHEPKVPGLPPVTSFSELDLPAELMTTLGRLEVKDPFPIQAATLPNALAGRDVLGRARTGSGKTLAFGLALLARTAGQQADPKRPLALVLVPTRELAQQVTEALTPYAEAVKLRMVTVVGGLSIGRQVSALRTGAEVVVATPGRLSDLVGRRDVHLERVKITVLDEADQMCDMGFMPQVTEILDQVHHAGQRMLFSATLDRNVDQLVRTYLKDPVSHSVDPQAGAVTTMDHHVLHIHAADKISAATEIAARDNRVLMFLDTKHGVDQFVKHLRAMGVRAEGLHSGKSQPQRTRTLAQFKSGAVTVLVATNVAARGIHIDDLDLVVNVDPPADHKDYLHRGGRTARAGESGRVVTLVAPNQRRDMVRLMADARIRPTITQVRSGEAALSRITGAKAPSGVPLAGSAPTDAKGRPSGSDLGFRGIGTRPGRPGKGKESRKTMEARQTAEARRAARVRKGL; from the coding sequence ATGAGGAACCCGTCAGCTCATGGCCGTTTCGGTGTGAAGGTCGGTGCCAGGCCCGGCGGCAAGTCCGCCGCCAAGGCACCCCGGAGCACCGGGCCGCAGGGTGAGTTCACGATGCACGAGCCGAAGGTGCCGGGGCTGCCGCCCGTGACCTCGTTCTCCGAGCTGGACCTGCCCGCCGAGCTGATGACGACCCTGGGCCGGCTGGAGGTCAAGGACCCCTTCCCCATCCAGGCCGCGACGCTGCCGAACGCGCTGGCCGGACGGGACGTCCTGGGCCGCGCGCGGACGGGCTCCGGCAAGACCCTCGCCTTCGGCCTGGCGCTGCTGGCCCGTACGGCGGGACAGCAGGCGGACCCGAAGCGCCCGCTGGCACTGGTCCTCGTACCGACGCGCGAACTGGCGCAGCAGGTGACCGAGGCGCTGACCCCGTACGCCGAGGCCGTGAAGCTGCGGATGGTCACGGTGGTCGGCGGACTGTCCATCGGACGGCAGGTGAGTGCGCTGCGCACCGGCGCCGAGGTCGTGGTGGCCACCCCCGGGCGCCTGAGCGACCTGGTCGGACGGCGTGACGTGCACCTGGAGCGCGTGAAGATCACCGTGCTCGACGAGGCCGACCAGATGTGCGACATGGGCTTCATGCCGCAGGTCACCGAGATCCTGGATCAGGTGCACCACGCGGGGCAGCGAATGCTGTTCTCGGCGACCCTGGACCGGAACGTGGACCAGCTGGTGCGCACGTACCTGAAGGACCCGGTCTCGCACTCGGTCGACCCGCAGGCGGGCGCGGTGACCACGATGGACCACCACGTGCTGCACATCCACGCGGCCGACAAGATCTCGGCGGCCACCGAGATCGCGGCCCGCGACAACCGCGTGCTGATGTTCCTCGACACCAAGCACGGGGTCGACCAGTTCGTGAAGCACCTGCGGGCCATGGGCGTTCGGGCGGAGGGCCTGCACAGCGGCAAGTCGCAGCCGCAGCGCACCCGGACCCTGGCCCAGTTCAAGAGCGGGGCCGTGACCGTGCTGGTGGCGACCAACGTCGCGGCGCGCGGCATCCACATCGACGACCTCGACCTCGTGGTCAACGTCGACCCGCCGGCCGACCACAAGGACTACCTGCACCGGGGCGGCCGTACCGCCCGGGCCGGCGAGTCCGGCCGGGTCGTCACCCTCGTCGCCCCGAACCAGCGCCGGGACATGGTCCGGCTGATGGCGGACGCCCGGATCCGGCCGACCATCACCCAGGTGCGGTCCGGCGAGGCGGCCCTGAGCCGGATCACCGGCGCGAAGGCCCCTTCCGGGGTGCCGCTGGCCGGATCCGCGCCCACGGACGCCAAGGGCAGGCCCTCGGGCTCGGACCTCGGCTTCCGCGGGATCGGCACCCGGCCGGGCCGCCCGGGGAAGGGCAAGGAGTCCCGCAAGACGATGGAGGCCCGGCAGACCGCCGAGGCCCGCCGCGCCGCCCGGGTGCGCAAGGGCCTCTGA
- a CDS encoding SRPBCC family protein translates to MSDSAITYTLYIQADPARVWQALTEPAFTRRYWGLSFETDWAVGSPMDWVERGARTSDPEQVVLDCVPDRLLSYTWHTFTPQWAASVGIGEELRAELAQERRTKVTYEIEPVGDTLARLTILHEGFQPGGTLIGMCGRAWPMLASSLKTLLETGAPLPEPEEEPRETDGP, encoded by the coding sequence ATGAGCGACAGTGCGATCACCTACACCCTGTACATCCAGGCCGATCCCGCCCGGGTCTGGCAGGCCCTCACCGAACCTGCCTTCACCCGCCGGTACTGGGGCCTGAGCTTCGAGACCGACTGGGCGGTGGGCTCGCCGATGGACTGGGTCGAGCGCGGGGCCCGTACCAGCGACCCCGAGCAGGTGGTCCTGGACTGCGTCCCGGACCGTCTGCTGTCCTACACCTGGCACACCTTTACCCCGCAGTGGGCGGCCTCGGTCGGGATCGGCGAGGAGCTGCGGGCCGAACTGGCCCAGGAGCGGCGCACGAAGGTGACCTACGAGATCGAGCCGGTCGGCGACACCCTCGCACGGCTGACCATCCTGCACGAGGGCTTCCAGCCCGGCGGCACCTTGATCGGCATGTGCGGGCGGGCCTGGCCCATGCTCGCCTCCAGCCTCAAGACCCTCCTGGAGACCGGCGCCCCGCTGCCCGAGCCGGAGGAGGAGCCCCGCGAGACCGACGGCCCCTGA
- a CDS encoding class I SAM-dependent methyltransferase — protein MSHVSQAPVTTPEGEPTPSVPTAYSAVEGWFSASDQVLFDWFLTRQDTGDPLAGDLLELGAFMGKSAILIGGHLRPGEEFTICDLFGSPVTDDSNLAETQSSYPTLTRRGFETNYLAFHPALPTIIQAPTSVVADRVRPKSCRFVHIDASHLYEHVATDIETSRTVTAPGGVVAFDDYRSEHCPGVAAAVWAAVVCGELHPICVSASKLYATWDDPEPHQAALRAWLEGRTDLWHGIDTVAGRPLVRIGDQGVVVPTPPQLLHPAPPAEPAKPAPVPVRRPGARWRRLAKDLLPPVVTRAIVARNKRRRAHG, from the coding sequence GTGTCACATGTTTCACAGGCTCCCGTCACCACCCCCGAGGGTGAGCCGACCCCGTCCGTCCCCACCGCGTACAGCGCGGTCGAAGGCTGGTTCTCGGCATCCGACCAGGTGCTCTTCGACTGGTTCCTCACGCGTCAGGACACCGGCGACCCGCTGGCGGGGGATCTCCTGGAACTCGGTGCGTTCATGGGGAAGAGCGCCATCCTCATCGGCGGCCACCTGCGCCCCGGGGAGGAGTTCACCATCTGCGACCTCTTCGGCTCGCCCGTGACGGACGACTCGAACCTCGCCGAGACCCAGAGTTCGTACCCCACCCTCACGCGCCGCGGATTCGAGACGAACTACCTCGCCTTCCACCCGGCGCTGCCGACCATCATCCAGGCCCCGACCTCCGTGGTCGCCGACCGGGTCCGCCCCAAGAGCTGCCGCTTCGTCCACATCGACGCCTCCCACCTGTACGAGCACGTGGCGACGGACATCGAGACCTCGCGGACCGTGACGGCCCCCGGAGGGGTCGTGGCCTTCGACGACTACCGGTCCGAGCACTGCCCCGGCGTCGCGGCCGCCGTCTGGGCCGCCGTCGTCTGCGGTGAGCTGCACCCGATCTGTGTGTCGGCCTCCAAGCTCTACGCCACCTGGGACGACCCGGAGCCCCACCAGGCGGCGCTCCGGGCCTGGCTGGAGGGGCGTACGGACCTCTGGCACGGCATCGACACCGTCGCGGGACGTCCCCTGGTCCGCATAGGCGACCAGGGGGTCGTGGTGCCCACGCCGCCGCAGCTTCTGCACCCCGCGCCCCCGGCGGAACCGGCAAAGCCGGCCCCGGTCCCCGTGCGCAGGCCGGGCGCCAGGTGGCGCAGGCTCGCCAAGGACCTGCTGCCTCCCGTCGTCACCCGGGCGATCGTCGCCCGGAACAAGCGGCGCCGCGCCCACGGCTGA
- a CDS encoding GNAT family N-acetyltransferase → MALEPFRVVGTLAEILDDAAHGRFPPPDGGTTVVPQENRRDAGVIAFTAHSVVFTDEDPQWVRATLAAVECDDLAATMNARFLAALLDRTGRTTDTIDLLTVAGPLPGEPPLELREIADPDHPRVRRALGRRDDVRVWAADGGVLILGRGVAGRWETAIEVDEDVRHRGLGRDLARAARHLVPDGQPVWSQQATGNARSVRAFQAAGFRPVGAEALMLAPARR, encoded by the coding sequence ATGGCACTTGAACCCTTCCGCGTCGTCGGCACGCTGGCCGAGATCCTGGACGACGCCGCCCACGGGCGCTTCCCGCCTCCCGACGGGGGGACGACGGTCGTGCCCCAGGAGAACCGGCGCGACGCGGGAGTCATCGCCTTCACCGCCCATTCCGTGGTGTTCACCGACGAGGATCCGCAGTGGGTGCGGGCCACCCTCGCCGCCGTCGAGTGCGACGACCTCGCCGCCACCATGAACGCGCGCTTCCTCGCCGCGCTGCTGGACCGTACGGGGCGCACCACCGACACGATCGACCTGCTCACCGTCGCCGGACCGCTGCCCGGCGAACCCCCGCTGGAACTCCGCGAGATCGCCGACCCCGACCACCCCCGGGTACGGCGGGCCCTGGGCCGCCGAGACGACGTACGGGTCTGGGCGGCGGACGGAGGAGTGCTCATCCTCGGCCGGGGCGTCGCGGGCCGCTGGGAGACGGCGATCGAGGTCGACGAGGACGTCCGCCACCGGGGCCTGGGACGGGACCTGGCCCGCGCCGCCCGCCACCTGGTCCCCGACGGGCAGCCGGTCTGGTCCCAGCAGGCCACCGGCAACGCCCGCAGCGTCCGCGCCTTCCAGGCGGCCGGCTTCCGGCCGGTCGGCGCGGAGGCCCTGATGCTGGCGCCCGCCCGCCGATAG
- a CDS encoding NUDIX domain-containing protein — protein sequence MPQLTDEAVPDRSAPDQGGAAGTWMTPEEYGASRAALWTGAVVLVTDTDGRVLVQSVDYRTDRLLPGGAVDAGEAPSAAAAREVREELGIDGHYPRGLAVDWIAADTPGYPPEMRFPGEILHVYDGGTWSPERIAAVRLPAQEITGIDFAEPADLTALMDAGDARRTLSALRARINGAGPALLEGGRPTVPTALDRLGVLRTRRIAQHGAWHAGPVPAQLPVRDRQGWLFAPDGRVLLLIARATGAAHLPPPTAAPTAGAFPLGYRYGDDQGAHARTAARLTGLPPAADAAYARLLATPEQVRELSDWGPAGVHELAAVHTARTRLSLPAPTRTPPTELPESAAHW from the coding sequence ATGCCGCAGCTGACCGACGAGGCCGTGCCCGACAGGTCCGCGCCCGACCAGGGCGGGGCGGCCGGGACCTGGATGACCCCCGAGGAGTACGGCGCCTCGCGCGCCGCGCTGTGGACCGGAGCCGTGGTCCTCGTCACCGACACGGACGGCCGGGTCCTCGTACAGAGCGTCGACTACCGCACCGACCGGCTGCTGCCCGGCGGAGCCGTGGACGCCGGGGAGGCGCCCTCCGCCGCGGCGGCCCGCGAAGTGCGCGAGGAGCTGGGCATCGACGGCCACTACCCGCGAGGTCTCGCCGTGGACTGGATTGCCGCCGACACCCCCGGCTACCCGCCCGAGATGCGGTTCCCCGGCGAGATCCTGCACGTCTACGACGGCGGCACCTGGAGCCCGGAGCGGATCGCCGCCGTCCGGCTCCCGGCCCAGGAGATCACCGGCATCGACTTCGCCGAGCCCGCCGACCTGACCGCCCTGATGGACGCGGGCGACGCCCGCCGCACCCTGTCGGCGCTGCGCGCCCGCATCAACGGCGCGGGCCCCGCCCTCCTGGAGGGCGGCCGCCCCACCGTGCCCACCGCCCTCGACCGGCTGGGCGTGCTGCGCACCCGCCGGATCGCGCAGCACGGCGCGTGGCACGCGGGTCCGGTCCCGGCGCAGCTGCCCGTACGGGACCGCCAGGGCTGGCTGTTCGCCCCCGACGGGCGGGTCCTGCTCCTGATCGCCCGCGCCACCGGCGCGGCCCACCTCCCGCCCCCGACGGCCGCACCGACGGCCGGTGCGTTCCCGCTCGGCTACCGGTACGGCGACGACCAGGGCGCCCACGCCCGCACCGCGGCCCGCCTCACCGGCCTCCCGCCGGCCGCGGACGCGGCGTACGCCCGCCTGCTGGCAACTCCCGAGCAGGTCCGCGAACTGAGCGACTGGGGCCCGGCGGGCGTCCACGAACTCGCGGCGGTGCACACGGCCCGTACCCGCCTCTCGCTTCCCGCACCCACCCGCACCCCGCCCACGGAACTCCCGGAATCGGCGGCCCACTGGTGA